The window ATTATACATTCTACTACAACTTGGTAAGtagctagtagtagtagtagtaaataaCTACTAATGTGGTACATTATATCtgattttctttatattttcacttttgacaACTGTTCAACTATTCAAATGTTGGCCTACTGCATTTAATTGTAATACACAGATGGCCATTGACAAGACAGTGATACAACAACAGCATATcaaaaatgatgatgtcatcttcatacAGTATATCTAGCCATCCATTTTGTTTACCGCTTATCCTGTTTAGGGTTCAGGAACATCTGCCGGCAGACAAAAGGCAGATTATACACTGACTGGACTGGGAGACGATTAATCATAGAGCACATATAGGGCCATATTTTATGGCCAATCTGCCCCTCCATCTATGTATGtgtgaattgatttctacaataatTCACACGTCCGCAGAGcgcagaatctgtctgcctgcaccttgatgaaatccaccaaaatcatgtTATACCACCTGCGCCACCACTTAGATGGGCTTTTTACAAGTCTTATACCTAGTCTACTTTTTGCCACCAAGTTGGAGATCACAGATCTGCACTGGAAAGTAAAGCAGTTTAATGCCACGCTCCACCCCAATGAAATCTTGACCTTAAATTTGATAGATTTCCATGGttgattatttatatttatatttattatatataattaattctgtctatTCGGTAGtccaaaataaagtaaaataaaatgcatgctaGACAATAatatatcgctggcgtcgggccaagACCTTGTATctccaaaatcgtcacttttcaagagaccccaaaaacggtacgtttgttcaaccattaacattacatcatccAAAATAGAGAGCCATAggcaacactttagattggtcaataatttgtaaaaaaaaattacacccacacgtgtggattgaccaaaagtatagatttttgaaaaatatatcattttccACTTTATGATTTATGAGGTTTTGGCCCAGTGCCAGTGATATATGTTATACATTTACATTACTTTCGTTTCATGTATTTTAGTGATGTATTGGCTCCTAATGAGTTGTGCTGCCTTAATTATTGGTTGCGTGGTTACTATGAGATTCACACTCCTTGTAAAAAATAGCACGCAAATAAAAGACTGTGATCACATGAATACTGACAAACAAAGATGGTGCTCAAATGGGTAGGTAGTGCACAGTGGAGTAGAATATACCATTAGCCtgttaacttatttgctcccaaaaatgtgtaaacacgttctattttaaatattgtcatggtcccaaaaacgtatatatacgttttttaatgattgttcatgctagagcatacagaaggctttgatgcagcttctgacctaaagaggtcacttaaagcaataatagttattacaaaaaatggccagcaggtggcagcagagtataagagatcagctagggccatgttgtaacaagctcttttccccagtgttttcaactgttttgtgaataatgattaaacttaactatattctactactaattgctgcaaaatggatatataaatacatataaatacataaatacaagtatatacaaatatacttatttttttccagatgaaagaagagactctaatctttcctttagtaggtttcatgttttatagctctagaacacaatattctgtgggcattgcaaaatcagtcaaaattaaaaataataataaacagaaacaaaattaaaacagccgggagcgaagctTCAGtgaaatgactgggagtgaatgagttaaaaaataattaagataaatagaatttaaaatagataaatgacTGTGATAGCCAAGAGTAGCATGTGTAAATATGTCagtcttgttttttattcattaactcTGGCCGGTGTGTCTTGTTTCTTTCAGTGCACCAATGTCCAACACAACCTTCAGCTCCAATGCCTCGGGGGAACAACATTTTTGTCCCCTGCTGGAGCTCATGCAGGAGCATACCATGAACAACCAAACCAAGACCAACTGGATCGTCGTTTCCTTCCACAGCCTGCTCTCCTGTCTCGGGATTTTGGAGAACGCCCTGATCCTTTGGGTGGTGGGCTTCCGCCTACAGCGCCGTACCGTGGCCTCCGTCTGGGTGCTCAATCTGGCCATGTCTGACTTCCTGGCCACCCTGACTCTTCCTCTCTTCACCCTCTACCTTGGCTCCTCCCACAGTTGGGAACTTGGCAACACCCTCTGCAAAATACAAGCATCCATCTTTTTCTTGAACATGTTTGTGTCCGCCTTCCTGCTGGCAGCCATTTCACTAGACCGCTGCATCCTGGTGATCAAACCGGTATGGTGCCAGAATCATCGATCGGTGGCGCAGGCATGGAAAGTGTGTTTGCTGGCTTGGCTATGGGCAGCAGTTAACACATTTCCTTACTTCTTATTTCGCTCAGTGACTGAGACCAAGGATAAAAGGAAACTATGCTACCATAATTTTGCCTTGTATCAAACATCGGGAAGCACACTTGAGAAAGACTGCGAAGTGAGGCAAACAGCCACAGCTGTCTCGAAGCTGTTGCTGGCATTCTTAATTCCTCTCATGGTGATTGCGGGAAGCTACATCCAAATTGGTCTCAGCTTGAGGAACAGGAGTCGAAGGAGGATGCAGCAGAGCATTAAGTTAAACGAGGCGTTAATTGGATCAAATAATAATGAGGCAACAAGAGCTACAAGATCAACTAAATTGTCCCCGAAGCCGCTTGCGTTTGGCCGATCATTGTCTCTGACATCTGCGTCCTTGTCCCGAACCACCTCATTTAGTCTCAACAATCACAACCAGCTGTCCAAAAGCTTCACCAAGATGGTGACATTTGTGATTGCGGTATTTGTCCTGTGCTGGGCTCCCTATCACATCTTCTGCATGATTGAGGTGTCTGCCCTATACTACAGGGAAAACCTGAAATTGGTGGAGGTGGGATTGCATCTCGCCACAAcgtttgcatttttaaatcCAGTATTGAATCCCATTCTGTACGCCTTTAGCTGCCCACACTTTTGCGTGAGAATAAGACAAAGCCTGGGAGCTGTCTTTGATGGACTCGtagaggagggaggagggaaaCGATTGTCTTCAACATGGAGCGTGCGATCTCATGTGAGGCCAAAATGCAGTAGAAGGGCCTGCTTTGCTACAACAGGCTCACCAAAGACTCCACAATCCCCTCAGATTTTGCTTGACCCCCCACCAGTCTTTGCTGCTACTGACAATCAACAAAACTCAAGGAGCATTCAGACTGCGAATCAAGCAATGAAGTAGAACAACTTGTTACTTCGTCATTCTTTAGCCATATGTAATGAGAATCATCCTCATATGTGCAGCATAAGTAATAAACATGGGTACAacatgagttaaaaaaacacacacacaaaaacagtttgcattttgactgatattaaTCTACTTCAATAGTTTTGCAAATGCTGTGCTTGAGTGAAACATTAAATCCTGCTGAAATTCATCCTTAACATATCAAAGAAAATTGTTCCCTTAAATCATGATTTGTGATGATGCACCCCACTTgtccatcattggctgcaggtgatcacgctacattacTTGGGAATTTGGTGCTTAGTAGTTGACTTGTGTTGTTTTGATGATacgttgtgtgatttctttatcaCTGTAATCCTTCTCACTGtgctgagcaaaaaaaagatagtggtcagacaaatatgtgcaaaatgaatttatacatgtatggtgttccacagggttcaattccgggGCTTCTGCTCTTTTCATTGTATCTTCTGCCCTTGGCGTCCATCTTAAGAAAGCAGCAGAGCTTGTGTTaaagtgtatactgtatatattgggtagagttgagtgatgggcatcagcatcctaactgcatgatttgcattGCCAATGTAAGCAATTCTAGTCTAAATCTGTATGTTTCATCAGCcgaattataaaaatatgaatggaAGGTTGAAAAGTTATTTACAAATGGTAACGTTTTGCAAGATTTGGGTGAATTTTGAGGCCTCgaatgactgtgtgtgtgtgtgtgtgtgtgtgtgtgtgtgtgtgtgtgtgtgtgtgtgtgtgtgtgtgtgtgtgtgtgtgtgtgtgtgtgtgtgtgtgtgtgtgtgtgtgtgtgtgtgtgtgtgtgtgtgtgtgtgtgtgtgtgtgtgtgtgtgtgtgtgtgtgtgtgtgtgtgtgtgtgtgtgtgtgtgtgcgtgtgtgt of the Vanacampus margaritifer isolate UIUO_Vmar chromosome 7, RoL_Vmar_1.0, whole genome shotgun sequence genome contains:
- the LOC144055658 gene encoding prostaglandin D2 receptor 2, which encodes MSNTTFSSNASGEQHFCPLLELMQEHTMNNQTKTNWIVVSFHSLLSCLGILENALILWVVGFRLQRRTVASVWVLNLAMSDFLATLTLPLFTLYLGSSHSWELGNTLCKIQASIFFLNMFVSAFLLAAISLDRCILVIKPVWCQNHRSVAQAWKVCLLAWLWAAVNTFPYFLFRSVTETKDKRKLCYHNFALYQTSGSTLEKDCEVRQTATAVSKLLLAFLIPLMVIAGSYIQIGLSLRNRSRRRMQQSIKLNEALIGSNNNEATRATRSTKLSPKPLAFGRSLSLTSASLSRTTSFSLNNHNQLSKSFTKMVTFVIAVFVLCWAPYHIFCMIEVSALYYRENLKLVEVGLHLATTFAFLNPVLNPILYAFSCPHFCVRIRQSLGAVFDGLVEEGGGKRLSSTWSVRSHVRPKCSRRACFATTGSPKTPQSPQILLDPPPVFAATDNQQNSRSIQTANQAMK